Proteins from a single region of Nocardiopsis dassonvillei subsp. dassonvillei DSM 43111:
- the aztD gene encoding zinc metallochaperone AztD: MNTPTNNATTRFPARAALPVLLSAGLLLTACGTGEEAPQEQGGEERAAAQAVVDNPVVTTYDGGLYVLDGQTLEVVQDIALEGFNRINPAGDDRHVLVSTSEGFQVLDAAGAELTDTLFPADTPGHVVRHAGRTVLFADGSGEITAFDTDSLGDGLPETDVTNAEEAHHGVAVELADGEMLLTLGDEEERVGAVVLDASGEEVARSEECPGVHGETTAEGEAVVIGCEDGVLVYQDGGFTKVDSPDEYGRIGNQAGSEESPIVLGDYKTDPDAELERPERVALVDTAAGDLTLVDLPASYTFRSLGRGPEGEALVLGTDGSLHVIDPEAGEVVDSIEVMDEWQEPLEWQQPRPALFVRGATAYVSDPATKQVHALDLESGEVTASVTLDAEPNELSGVAS; this comes from the coding sequence GTGAACACCCCGACGAACAACGCGACGACGCGGTTCCCGGCACGGGCGGCGCTGCCCGTGCTGCTGTCCGCAGGACTGCTGCTGACCGCCTGCGGAACCGGCGAGGAGGCCCCGCAGGAGCAGGGCGGCGAGGAGCGGGCCGCCGCGCAGGCCGTGGTGGACAACCCGGTCGTCACCACCTACGACGGCGGCCTGTACGTCCTGGACGGCCAGACCCTGGAGGTCGTCCAGGACATCGCCCTGGAGGGGTTCAACCGGATCAACCCGGCGGGCGACGACCGGCACGTGCTGGTCTCCACCTCGGAGGGCTTCCAGGTCCTGGACGCGGCCGGCGCGGAGCTGACCGACACCCTCTTCCCCGCCGACACCCCCGGGCACGTCGTCCGGCACGCGGGCCGGACCGTGCTGTTCGCCGACGGCAGCGGCGAGATCACCGCCTTCGACACCGACTCCCTCGGCGACGGCCTGCCCGAGACCGACGTGACCAACGCGGAGGAGGCCCACCACGGCGTGGCCGTGGAGCTGGCCGACGGCGAGATGCTGCTGACCCTGGGCGACGAGGAGGAGCGCGTCGGCGCCGTCGTCCTGGACGCCTCCGGCGAGGAGGTCGCCCGCAGCGAGGAGTGCCCGGGCGTGCACGGCGAGACCACCGCCGAGGGCGAGGCGGTCGTCATCGGCTGCGAGGACGGCGTCCTGGTCTACCAGGACGGCGGGTTCACCAAGGTGGACAGCCCCGACGAGTACGGGCGCATCGGCAACCAGGCCGGGAGCGAGGAGTCGCCGATCGTGCTGGGCGACTACAAGACCGACCCCGACGCCGAGCTGGAGCGTCCCGAGCGGGTCGCGCTCGTGGACACCGCCGCGGGCGACCTGACCCTGGTGGACCTGCCCGCCAGCTACACCTTCCGCTCCCTGGGCCGCGGCCCCGAGGGGGAGGCCCTGGTCCTGGGCACCGACGGCAGCCTGCACGTGATCGACCCCGAGGCGGGCGAGGTCGTGGACAGCATCGAGGTCATGGACGAGTGGCAGGAGCCGCTGGAGTGGCAGCAGCCCCGCCCGGCGCTGTTCGTGCGCGGCGCGACCGCCTACGTGAGCGACCCCGCCACGAAGCAGGTCCACGCCCTGGACCTGGAGTCCGGTGAGGTCACGGCCTCGGTGACCCTGGACGCCGAGCCCAACGAGCTCAGCGGCGTCGCGTCCTAG
- the manD gene encoding D-mannonate dehydratase ManD, whose product MRITSADVIVTCPGRNYVTLKITTEDGTTGLGDATLNGRELSVASYLRDHVCPLLVGRDSGRINDIWQYLYRGAYWRRGPVTMTAIAAVDCALWDILGKRVGKPVHQLLGGAARDGVMVYGHASGQSVDDLLDSVGGFLDQGYRAVRVQAAVPGLESTYGLHHPGTGHTYEPADAAMPTDNVWHTPAYLDFAPEMMKAVRERFGYGFHLLHDVHHRLSPLEAAQLGRSLEPYRMFWIEDPTPAEDQEAFRTIRQHTTTPLAVGEVFNTIWDCQHLITERLIDYIRMSVSHSGGITHLRRIFDLADLYGVRTGSHGAGDLSPVSFAAALHLDLTVPNFGIQEYMGHLEPASEVFRTSYTFADGYMHPGDAPGLGVEIDEEAAARYPYEARYLPVNRRLDGSMHDW is encoded by the coding sequence ATGAGGATCACCTCCGCCGACGTCATCGTGACGTGCCCGGGACGCAACTACGTCACCCTCAAGATCACCACCGAGGACGGGACCACCGGCCTCGGCGACGCCACCCTGAACGGCCGCGAACTCTCCGTCGCCTCCTACCTGCGCGACCACGTCTGCCCGCTGCTCGTGGGCCGCGACTCCGGACGTATCAACGACATCTGGCAGTACCTGTACCGCGGCGCCTACTGGCGGCGCGGCCCCGTCACCATGACCGCGATCGCCGCCGTGGACTGCGCCCTGTGGGACATCCTCGGCAAGCGGGTCGGCAAGCCCGTCCACCAGTTGCTCGGCGGAGCCGCGCGCGACGGCGTCATGGTCTACGGCCACGCCAGCGGCCAGTCCGTGGACGACCTCCTGGACTCGGTCGGCGGCTTCCTGGACCAGGGGTACCGGGCGGTGCGTGTGCAGGCCGCCGTCCCGGGCCTGGAGAGCACCTACGGGCTGCACCACCCCGGCACCGGCCACACCTACGAGCCCGCCGACGCGGCGATGCCCACCGACAACGTCTGGCACACCCCCGCCTACCTGGACTTCGCGCCCGAGATGATGAAGGCGGTCCGGGAGAGGTTCGGCTACGGCTTCCACCTGCTGCACGACGTGCACCACCGGCTCTCCCCGTTGGAGGCCGCCCAGCTGGGCAGGTCGCTGGAGCCCTACCGCATGTTCTGGATCGAGGACCCCACCCCGGCCGAGGACCAGGAGGCGTTCCGCACGATCCGCCAGCACACCACCACCCCGCTGGCGGTGGGGGAGGTCTTCAACACGATCTGGGACTGCCAGCACCTGATCACCGAGCGGCTCATCGACTACATCCGCATGTCGGTCTCGCACAGCGGGGGCATCACGCACCTGCGGCGGATCTTCGACCTGGCCGACCTGTACGGGGTGCGCACCGGCTCGCACGGCGCGGGCGACCTGTCGCCGGTGTCGTTCGCCGCGGCCCTGCACCTGGACCTGACCGTGCCCAACTTCGGCATCCAGGAGTACATGGGGCACCTGGAGCCCGCCAGCGAGGTGTTCCGGACCTCCTACACCTTCGCGGACGGCTACATGCACCCGGGCGACGCGCCGGGTCTGGGGGTGGAGATCGACGAGGAGGCCGCGGCCCGCTACCCCTACGAGGCCCGGTACCTGCCGGTCAACCGCAGGCTCGACGGCTCGATGCACGACTGGTGA
- the aztC gene encoding zinc ABC transporter substrate-binding protein AztC, producing the protein MVTAVTAPKALLRAATASALAGAVLLGTASCSSQEDGGEGIVVTTNILGDLTREVVGEEAEVTVLMKPNADPHSFGISAREAALVENAALVVYNGLGLEEGVLRNVAAAEEAGIPALEVGAQVDPLAFSPGGDAADNEDEGEPDPHFWTDPRRVVRAVELIAEHVVAEVDGVDAEAVRANAEAYTAQLEELDAWMAEEFAAIPEEDRNLVTNHHVFGYLAERYGFEVVGAVIPSGTTLASPSSSDLKSLADAVSAAGVEAVFADSSQPDRLATAMAEEAGVHIEVVPLFSESLSEEGGGAATYLEMMRSNTEAIATGLRGE; encoded by the coding sequence ATGGTGACCGCCGTGACGGCTCCGAAGGCGCTCCTGCGCGCCGCGACCGCGTCCGCCCTGGCCGGGGCGGTCCTGCTCGGCACGGCCTCCTGCTCCTCGCAGGAGGACGGGGGCGAGGGGATCGTGGTGACCACCAACATCCTGGGCGACCTCACGCGGGAGGTCGTGGGCGAGGAGGCCGAGGTCACCGTCCTGATGAAGCCCAACGCGGACCCGCACTCCTTCGGCATCTCCGCTCGGGAGGCCGCGCTCGTGGAGAACGCGGCGCTCGTGGTCTACAACGGGCTCGGCCTGGAGGAGGGCGTGCTGCGCAACGTCGCCGCCGCCGAGGAGGCCGGGATACCCGCCCTGGAGGTCGGCGCCCAGGTGGACCCCCTGGCCTTCTCCCCCGGCGGGGACGCCGCGGACAACGAGGACGAGGGCGAGCCCGACCCGCACTTCTGGACCGACCCCCGGCGGGTCGTCCGGGCCGTGGAGCTGATCGCCGAACACGTGGTCGCCGAGGTGGACGGCGTGGACGCCGAGGCCGTGCGCGCCAACGCCGAGGCCTACACCGCACAGCTGGAGGAGCTGGACGCGTGGATGGCCGAGGAGTTCGCCGCGATCCCGGAGGAGGACCGCAACCTGGTGACCAACCACCACGTCTTCGGCTACCTCGCCGAACGCTACGGGTTCGAGGTCGTGGGCGCCGTGATCCCCAGCGGCACCACCCTGGCCTCGCCCAGCAGCTCCGACCTCAAGTCCCTGGCCGACGCCGTGAGCGCGGCGGGCGTCGAGGCCGTCTTCGCCGACTCCTCCCAGCCCGACCGCCTGGCCACGGCCATGGCGGAGGAGGCGGGCGTGCACATCGAGGTCGTCCCCCTGTTCTCCGAGTCGCTCAGCGAGGAGGGCGGGGGCGCGGCCACCTACCTGGAGATGATGCGCTCCAACACCGAGGCCATCGCCACCGGACTGCGTGGCGAGTGA